Sequence from the Panicum virgatum strain AP13 chromosome 5N, P.virgatum_v5, whole genome shotgun sequence genome:
aatgtagtcgaaaaataaatcgcattataaaaatggactgtaaatcgcgagaccaatctaatgagcctaattaggacgtggttaggcactaaattgctacagtaatgctacagtacatGCTCTAATgctgaattaattaggctcattagattcgtcttgtagtttacagacgagatctgtaattagttttgtgattagtctacatttaatacttcaaatattaaagaTTCCCTGACAAAAacgcaaaatgcaaagtgatctaaacacaccctaagatATTATGAGTTGTGGAGCAGCAAAACCAACCAAAAGTGAATTCCAACTCAGCCTTCTCCAGCCAATGCCAGTGCAAGATCTAGCTACTTGCTACTTTGATAAATGGAATTAGAGTACTGGACTAATGATGAGTCAAGCTACTGGGAAAACTTTACAAAAACCTTTTGATTGCCACAAAACTGTTATCATTAAGGTAGTAAGAGGGAGGGGGAAAAAAGGGAGAACATAAAAGAGGGGCAAAAGGGACAGGTGAATACTGCTTAGTGTCTAGGTACTTCCTTGAGAGGGAGCATGGGCATTGCAGCACTTGGCGAAGATCCTGAGGGTGATCCAATTTGGACACCGCTGCGAGAAGAGAAGCCAATCTCATCTGCACCATCCTGCTGGAGCTGGTCTTCCCTGATCATTGTGCGGAAGGATATGGAGCCCCGCTTCGTTGAAGTGTCAGAATTGCGTTCAATTTCTCGGAAACTCTGGTTGGCCACAAGTGACGCACCTTCATAGTAATAATCATCATAGGGCACCATCTCTGCTATTTCCCTGTGGCCTATATCTCGGAGGGCCAACGAATCAGCTACAGGGTAGTAAACCAGCAAGAGTATCCCAACAGTTGTGCAGGACAGCATCATCAAGAATGACAGGAAGATAATGCCCTCGAAGACAACATCTCCCGGCTTGGGTAGGACTGAAAAACCAAGGAGAAGCACCCTGATAGGAAGGAAGCAGAGGACTGACAGCATCAGCAGGGAAACCCTCCTTCGTAGTGCCTTGTTGATGACCAAGGACAGCACCCGAGTTCCGACATATGATACATAGCTCATCAGGATAGCATCTACAAGTCCCAGAAAAATGGTGCCAAACAATGGGTAAGTGCAAACGCTTGTATCTCCAACTGCCATAGACGTCC
This genomic interval carries:
- the LOC120673419 gene encoding uncharacterized protein LOC120673419, producing the protein MPLTRVAADAFGVLTITLFALFAALGLFCISQSVYFRCRIRRGSSFLLLGYFNGPWVTRIALILITIWWGVGEIVRLSFLKKKLFSSLVWQRNICDVYILSNLGFAEPGIFFAFAFLLHGSLQKRELGTLNQRWNWKTMAYMLVFCIPVFLVQAVLVFVGPKFVRDEDSEPGRRKIAKYFIRTSMAVGDTSVCTYPLFGTIFLGLVDAILMSYVSYVGTRVLSLVINKALRRRVSLLMLSVLCFLPIRVLLLGFSVLPKPGDVVFEGIIFLSFLMMLSCTTVGILLLVYYPVADSLALRDIGHREIAEMVPYDDYYYEGASLVANQSFREIERNSDTSTKRGSISFRTMIREDQLQQDGADEIGFSSRSGVQIGSPSGSSPSAAMPMLPLKEVPRH